One region of Camelus bactrianus isolate YW-2024 breed Bactrian camel chromosome 22, ASM4877302v1, whole genome shotgun sequence genomic DNA includes:
- the BSG gene encoding basigin isoform X3 has product MARESRPAVASAHSNLLSGSRIWTSIDDVGSKTRLTCALNQSTTEIVGHRWVKGDKVLKEDTLPGLRTEYEVDLDDRSGQYSCIFLPEHAGRTNLEVKGPPNVKAVKKSEHATEGETVVLGCKSDSFPPVTDWLWYKMSDSGDQVIANSSQSKFFVVSSESKTELHIPNLDLEADPGKYACNGTNTEGTGQAVIMLRVRNRFAALWPFLGIVAEVLVLVTVIFIYEKRRKPDEVLDDDDTGSAPLKSSGHHVNDKGKKGKNVRQRNGS; this is encoded by the exons ATGGCCAGAG AAAGCAGACCAGCTGTGGCATCTGCCCATTCTAATTTACTTAGCG GGAGCAGGATCTGGACTTCCATAGACGATGTTGGCTCCAAGACACGCCTCACCTGCGCCTTGAATCAGAGCACCACTGAGATCGTGGGCCACCGCTGGGTGAAGGGGGACAAGGTGCTGAAGGAGGACACGCTGCCTGGCCTGAGGACGGAGTATGA GGTGGACTTGGATGACCGCTCGGGCCAGTACTCCTGCATCTTCCTCCCGGAGCACGCAGGCCGGACCAACCTAGAAGTGAAAG GGCCCCCCAACGTCAAGGCTGTGAAGAAGTCGGAGCATGCCACCGAGGGGGAGACCGTGGTGCTGGGCTGCAAGTCGGACTCCTTCCCGCCCGTCACTGACTGGCTGTGGTACAAGATGAGCGACTCTGGAGACCAG GTCATCGCCAACAGCTCCCAGAGCAAGTTCTTCGTGGTCTCCTCGGAGTCCAAGACGGAGCTGCACATCCCGAACCTGGACCTGGAGGCGGACCCCGGCAAGTACGCCTGCAACGGCACCAACACGGAGGGCACCGGCCAGGCAGTCATCATGCTGCGCGTGCGCAACCGCTTCGCCGCCCTCTGGCCCTTCCTGGGCATCGTGGCAGAGGTGCTTGTGCTGGTCACTGTCATCTTCATCTACGAGAAGCGGCGGAAGCCGGACGAGGTCCTGGATG ATGACGACACCGGCTCTGCTCCACT GAAGAGCAGCGGGCACCACGTGAACGACAAAGGCAAGAAAGGCAAGAATGTTCGCCAGAGGAACGGCAGCTGA
- the BSG gene encoding basigin isoform X1, which yields MAAVRLMVLGLALLGAQGGSGEESRPAVASAHSNLLSGSRIWTSIDDVGSKTRLTCALNQSTTEIVGHRWVKGDKVLKEDTLPGLRTEYEVDLDDRSGQYSCIFLPEHAGRTNLEVKGPPNVKAVKKSEHATEGETVVLGCKSDSFPPVTDWLWYKMSDSGDQVIANSSQSKFFVVSSESKTELHIPNLDLEADPGKYACNGTNTEGTGQAVIMLRVRNRFAALWPFLGIVAEVLVLVTVIFIYEKRRKPDEVLDDDDTGSAPLKSSGHHVNDKGKKGKNVRQRNGS from the exons AAAGCAGACCAGCTGTGGCATCTGCCCATTCTAATTTACTTAGCG GGAGCAGGATCTGGACTTCCATAGACGATGTTGGCTCCAAGACACGCCTCACCTGCGCCTTGAATCAGAGCACCACTGAGATCGTGGGCCACCGCTGGGTGAAGGGGGACAAGGTGCTGAAGGAGGACACGCTGCCTGGCCTGAGGACGGAGTATGA GGTGGACTTGGATGACCGCTCGGGCCAGTACTCCTGCATCTTCCTCCCGGAGCACGCAGGCCGGACCAACCTAGAAGTGAAAG GGCCCCCCAACGTCAAGGCTGTGAAGAAGTCGGAGCATGCCACCGAGGGGGAGACCGTGGTGCTGGGCTGCAAGTCGGACTCCTTCCCGCCCGTCACTGACTGGCTGTGGTACAAGATGAGCGACTCTGGAGACCAG GTCATCGCCAACAGCTCCCAGAGCAAGTTCTTCGTGGTCTCCTCGGAGTCCAAGACGGAGCTGCACATCCCGAACCTGGACCTGGAGGCGGACCCCGGCAAGTACGCCTGCAACGGCACCAACACGGAGGGCACCGGCCAGGCAGTCATCATGCTGCGCGTGCGCAACCGCTTCGCCGCCCTCTGGCCCTTCCTGGGCATCGTGGCAGAGGTGCTTGTGCTGGTCACTGTCATCTTCATCTACGAGAAGCGGCGGAAGCCGGACGAGGTCCTGGATG ATGACGACACCGGCTCTGCTCCACT GAAGAGCAGCGGGCACCACGTGAACGACAAAGGCAAGAAAGGCAAGAATGTTCGCCAGAGGAACGGCAGCTGA
- the BSG gene encoding basigin isoform X2, translating to MAAVRLMVLGLALLGAQGGSGEGSRIWTSIDDVGSKTRLTCALNQSTTEIVGHRWVKGDKVLKEDTLPGLRTEYEVDLDDRSGQYSCIFLPEHAGRTNLEVKGPPNVKAVKKSEHATEGETVVLGCKSDSFPPVTDWLWYKMSDSGDQVIANSSQSKFFVVSSESKTELHIPNLDLEADPGKYACNGTNTEGTGQAVIMLRVRNRFAALWPFLGIVAEVLVLVTVIFIYEKRRKPDEVLDDDDTGSAPLKSSGHHVNDKGKKGKNVRQRNGS from the exons GGAGCAGGATCTGGACTTCCATAGACGATGTTGGCTCCAAGACACGCCTCACCTGCGCCTTGAATCAGAGCACCACTGAGATCGTGGGCCACCGCTGGGTGAAGGGGGACAAGGTGCTGAAGGAGGACACGCTGCCTGGCCTGAGGACGGAGTATGA GGTGGACTTGGATGACCGCTCGGGCCAGTACTCCTGCATCTTCCTCCCGGAGCACGCAGGCCGGACCAACCTAGAAGTGAAAG GGCCCCCCAACGTCAAGGCTGTGAAGAAGTCGGAGCATGCCACCGAGGGGGAGACCGTGGTGCTGGGCTGCAAGTCGGACTCCTTCCCGCCCGTCACTGACTGGCTGTGGTACAAGATGAGCGACTCTGGAGACCAG GTCATCGCCAACAGCTCCCAGAGCAAGTTCTTCGTGGTCTCCTCGGAGTCCAAGACGGAGCTGCACATCCCGAACCTGGACCTGGAGGCGGACCCCGGCAAGTACGCCTGCAACGGCACCAACACGGAGGGCACCGGCCAGGCAGTCATCATGCTGCGCGTGCGCAACCGCTTCGCCGCCCTCTGGCCCTTCCTGGGCATCGTGGCAGAGGTGCTTGTGCTGGTCACTGTCATCTTCATCTACGAGAAGCGGCGGAAGCCGGACGAGGTCCTGGATG ATGACGACACCGGCTCTGCTCCACT GAAGAGCAGCGGGCACCACGTGAACGACAAAGGCAAGAAAGGCAAGAATGTTCGCCAGAGGAACGGCAGCTGA